From a region of the Oryza sativa Japonica Group chromosome 6, ASM3414082v1 genome:
- the LOC136357116 gene encoding putative disease resistance protein At3g14460, whose amino-acid sequence MNNLVKLRHFVVQDDKLYSDIANVGKIKCLQELRRFEVKRQVKAFALSQIGQLDELKGSLGIYDLENAKAAEEAKLLNKSHLHKLILDWNVNHSTKDYSQEEHILENLRPHSNLRELHIQGHGGTTCPSWLGPNLSIKGLQSLCINGVCWDKFPPLGGLWLVNKHGEKFLACASGRSFQYLKRLELVAIPRLAKWAGNDACCVLSLLEEFIVRECPELIELPFSHSTCPWSRQEMNLSQFSRLQNLEIAKCPKLLPLSPLPWTSSPCHVLIKEVGSHFHLLDYQRNNQSEQGLQIEGKDGPLDSTFWKLLALSNLTELRELKMKKCPPLPLKHLKLLSALRRLSITDSGIALLPTDCESTVTYHFLVEQLEIYECSASGIEMTQLLSYFPKLMNLRIEKCQKITGLGVAGQEMMATLASPPSLSYNKSEDAQIGNDQQQPRGDNGIASVVTGLLLLPHQLQNLDIRHCSKLILQLDSFVGDTTRNLIRGVGGGLQYLRSLQSLCIKHCPNFLSSYSPSLSCFPFPSSLQDLAIIDCVRGMETLVQNLSSLTRLSIWDFGDLRSGSMCSLLTQGHLRVLAVHKTPEFFVGSKPSGLQQLYMDDIVGVFVEPTCRLLSSSLTKLSLSMNHKVERFTKEQNMALQLLSSLEVLIFVQCSKLQSLPAGLHRLTSLKRLEIAYCPNIHSLPKGCFPSSLEVLHVYESQSEELKRQCRKLKGTIAIIEDEDYLELVTNTHLFDLAQFTFCLAQH is encoded by the coding sequence ATGAATAACCTTGTAAAACTGCGGCATTTTGTTGTCCAAGATGATAAACTCTACTCTGACATTGCTAATGTGGGTAAGATAAAGTGTTTACAAGAATTAAGGAGATTTGAGGTCAAAAGACAAGTTAAGGCATTTGCACTAAGCCAAATAGGGCAGCTGGATGAGCTAAAAGGATCGTTGGGAATTTATGATCTTGAAAATGCAAAGGCGGCAGAGGAGGCAAAACTTTTAAACAAAAGTCACTTACACAAGTTAATATTAGATTGGAATGTTAACCATTCTACAAAGGATTATTCACAAGAAGAACATATTCTTGAAAATCTTAGACCACATAGCAATCTTCGGGAGCTACATATTCAAGGGCATGGGGGTACCACTTGCCCTTCATGGTTGGGTCCTAACTTATCTATCAAAGGTTTGCAATCACTTTGTATAAACGGTGTATGTTGGGACAAGTTTCCACCTCTAGGGGGGTTGTGGTTAGTTAACAAGCATGGTGAAAAATTCCTGGCTTGTGCAAGTGGCCGCAGCTTCCAGTATTTAAAAAGGTTAGAGCTAGTTGCTATACCAAGACTAGCAAAATGGGCCGGAAATGATGCTTGTTGTGTGCTCTCCCTGTTGGAGGAGTTTATTGTAAGAGAGTGCCCAGAACTCATAGAGTTGCCATTTTCACATTCCACTTGTCCTTGGTCAAGACAGGAGATGAACTTGTCTCAATTCTCCAGACTACAGAACCTTGAGATTGCAAAATGCCCAAAGCTATTACCATTGTCTCCCCTTCCTTGGACAAGCTCTCCATGCCATGTTCTGATTAAAGAAGTTGGATCGCATTTTCATCTCTTGGATTATCAGAGAAACAACCAATCTGAACAAGGGTTACAAATTGAGGGAAAGGATGGCCCTCTGGATAGTACATTCTGGAAGTTATTGGCTTTAAGTAATCTTACAGAACTAAGAGAGTTGAAGATGAAGAAATGCCCTCCTTTGCCTCTCAAACATCTTAAGTTGCTATCAGCTTTGAGGAGGCTCTCCATTACTGATTCAGGTATTGCCTTGTTGCCGACTGATTGTGAAAGCACAGTCACATATCATTTTCTAGTTGAGCAACTCGAGATCTATGAGTGCAGTGCTAGTGGGATAGAAATGACACAACTGCTATCTTATTTCCCCAAGCTCATGAACTTGAGAATAGAAAAATGTCAAAAGATAACAGGGCTTGGTGTGGCAGGGCAAGAGATGATGGCAACGCTAGCATCTccaccatcactttcttataaTAAGTCTGAGGATGCACAGATTGGGAATGATCAGCAACAACCAAGAGGAGACAATGGAATAGCATCGGTGGTTACAGGACTACTGCTCTTGCCTCACCAACTACAGAACTTGGACATCAGACACTGCTCAAAGCTGATCCTGCAGCTCGATTCATTTGTAGGCGACACAACACGCAACCTAATAAGAGGTGTAGGAGGAGGATTACAATACCTGCGCTCCCTCCAATCATTGTGTATAAAGCATTGTCCCAATTTTCTCTCCTCCTACTCACCCTCCTTGTCTTGTTTCCCATTTCCATCCTCCCTTCAAGATCTGGCTATTATTGATTGTGTGAGAGGCATGGAAACTCTGGTACAAAACCTCAGCTCTCTCACTAGATTGTCCATATGGGACTTTGGGGATTTAAGAAGCGGGAGCATGTGTTCCCTCCTCACCCAAGGCCACCTTAGAGTGCTGGCTGTCCATAAAACTCCCGAATTCTTTGTTGGGTCCAAGCCATCGGGGCTGCAACAGCTCTACATGGATGACATCGTAGGGGTATTTGTTGAGCCTACTTGCAGGCTTCTCTCTTCATCACTCACCAAGTTAAGCTTAAGCATGAACCACAAGGTAGAGCGCTTCACCAAGGAGCAAAACATGGCCCTTCAGCTGCTCTCCTCCCTCGAGGTCCTTATATTTGTGCAATGCTCGAAGCTGCAGTCTCTCCCTGCTGGGTTACATAGACTCACCAGTCTCAAGAGATTAGAGATCGCATACTGTCCAAACATTCATTCGCTGCCCAAGGGCTGTTTTCCGAGTTCACTAGAAGTACTACATGTTTATGAAAGCCAAAGCGAAGAGCTCAAAAGGCAGTGCCGCAAGCTAAAAGGAACAATTGCAATCATCGAAGATGAAGACTACTTGGAACTGGTAACAAATACTCACTTATTTGACTTAGCCCAGTTCACGTTTTGTTTGGCACAACACTAG